One Ictalurus punctatus breed USDA103 chromosome 21, Coco_2.0, whole genome shotgun sequence genomic window carries:
- the camkvb gene encoding caM kinase-like vesicle-associated protein, translated as MPFGCLTLGEKKDYNSPTDITDRYDLGQIVKSEEFCEIFRAKDKTTSKMYTCKKFMKKDGRKVRKAAKNEIFILKMVKHPNILQLVDVYETRKEYFLFLELATGREVFDWILDQGYYSEKDTSNVIRQVLEAVAYLHSLNIVHRNLKLENLVYYNRLKHSKIVISDFHLAKLENGLIKEPCGTPEYLAPEVVGRQRYGRPVDCWALGVIMYILLSGNPPFYDEADDDDYENHDKNLFRKILAGDYEFDSPYWDEISDSAKSLVARLMEVDQDQRLTAQEAINHEWISGNAASDKNIKENVCAQMEKNFARAKWKKAVRVTTIMKRLRAPEHHQTAAAAQPSEGAANPAGGAQENPQAPAQASTSPAGTEPPAGLEAPNAEASSSRCNGESPAPPPFATPTGDEQNG; from the exons ATGCCGTTTGGCTGTTTAACGCTCGGAGAGAAGAAGGACTACAACAGTCCCACGGATATCACCGACAGATATGACCTGGGGCAGATTGTGAAATC GGAAGAGTTCTGCGAGATCTTCCGAGCCAAGGACAAGACGACATCGAAAATGTACACCTGCAAAAAGTTCATGAAGAAGGACGGGAGGAAAGTGCGCAAGGCTGCCAAGAATGAGATTTTCATTCTGAAGAT gGTGAAGCATCCTAACATTCTCCAGCTGGTGGACGTCTATGAGACAAGAAAAGAATATTTCCTCTTCTTGGAGCT TGCTACAGGTAGAGAGGTGTTTGACTGGATCCTGGACCAAGGATACTACTCTGAGAAAGACACCAGCAACGTGATTCGGCAGGTGTTGGAGGCTGTGGCGTACCTGCACTCCCTCAATATCGTCCATCGCAACCTGAAG TTGGAGAATCTGGTGTATTACAACCGCCTGAAGCACTCCAAAATAGTTATCAGCGATTTCCACCTGGCCAAGCTTGAGAACGGGCTCATTAAAGAACCATGTGGGACTCCAGAGTACCTAG CTCCAGAAGTTGTTGGGAGACAGAGATATGGCCGACCCGTGGACTGCTGGGCTCTTGGAGTGATCATGTACATACT GCTTTCTGGGAACCCTCCGTTCTACGACGAAGCCGACGATGACGATTACGAAAACCACGACAAGAACCTGTTCCGCAAGATTCTGGCAGGAGATTACGAGTTTGATTCGCCGTACTGGGACGAAATCTCTGACTCAG CTAAAAGTTTAGTCGCGCGTCTCATGGAGGTCGACCAGGATCAGAGACTCACAGCGCAGGAAGCCATCAACCATGAATG GATATCCGGAAACGCTGCCTCAGATAAAAACATCAAGGAAAACGTGTGCGCACAGATGGAGAAGAATTTCGCACGAGCCAAGTGGAAG AAAGCTGTACGAGTCACGACCATCATGAAGAGGCTGAGAGCTCCGGAGCACCACCAAACTGCCGCTGCAGCTCAGCCCAGCGAGGGAGCCGCAAACCCTGCAGGAGGAGCACAGGAAAATCCCCAGGCTCCAGCTCAGGCCTCCACGTCCCCCGCAGGCACAGAGCCCCCTGCTGGTCTGGAGGCACCAAACGCAGAAGCTTCTTCATCACGGTGCAATGGTGAATCTCCAGCTCCTCCGCCTTTCGCCACACCGACCGGAGACGAGCAGAACGGTTAA